The segment TGCGGATCGGCATCCACCCCCACAACGACGCCGAGCTGGCGGTGGCCAACGCCCTGGCGGCGGTGCGGGCCGGGGCCACCCACGCCCAAGGCACCATCAACGGCTACGGGGAGCGCTGCGGCAACCTGAACCTGACCAGCTTCCTCCCCACCCTGGTCTTCAAGTACGGCATTCCCGCCATTCCCCAGGAGAGGCTTAAAGGGTTAAAGGAGCTTTCCCACTTCGTGGACGAGAGGGCCAACCAGACCCCCAACCGCCGGGCTCCCTACGTGGGGGAGTCAGCCTTCGCGCACAAGGCGGGGGTGCACGTCTCCGCCGTCTTGAAGAACCCCCGCACCTACGAGCACATTCCTCCGGAGTGGGTGGGGAATAGCCGCCGCTTCCTGGTGTCCGATGTGGCGGGCCGTTCCAACCTCCTGGCCAAGCTGCAGGAGCTGGGGGTGGATCTTTCCAAGGAGGAGGCCAAGCGCTTGTTGGACGAGGTCAAGGCCCTGGAGTACGAGGGCTACGCCTTCGAGGGGGCGGAGGCCAGCTTCTACCTCCTGGCCCACCGCCTGAAGGGGGGGAGCCTGCCCTTCAGCGTGGAGGGGTTTTCCGTCTTCGTCCACGGAAGCGGCCTGGACACCGCCTGGGCCGAGGCCACGGTGCGGGTTCGGGTGGGGGAGAGCCTGCAGCACACCGCAGCGGAAAGCCCCTCGGGGCCGGTTTCCGCCCTGGACAGGGCCTTCCGCAAGGCGGTGTTGCAGTTTTACCCGGAGCTTTCCGATGTGGAGCTCACCGATTACAAGGTGCGCATCCTCTCCGGCCAGGAGTCGGGGACCAACTCCGGGGTGCGGGTGATGATCGAGATGAAGCGGGGGGAGGAGCGCTTCGCCACCGTGGGGGCCAGTGAGAACATCCTCGAGGCCTCCTTGAAGGCCCTCACCGACGGCTACGCCTACGCCCTCCTCCACCCGAGCCTCAAGGAGATGGTGCCCAGGGCAGGCTGATCTCGGGGAAGGCCAAGGGGCTTACGGGCTCGGAGGGGGAGAGGAGGCGGATGGACCGGTAGCGTCCCTCACGGGGCTCCCGGTAGACCTCGAGGAGGTCCTCCTTGAGGTTCACCAGCCAGACCTCGGGGATCCCGGCCTCGGCATAAAGGGGAAGCTTTACCTCCCGGTCAAACTCCAAGGAGGTGTCGGCTACCTCCACGAGCAGAAGAACATCCTCAGGGCGGGGGAGCCGGCCCTCGTAGCGTTCCAAGGGGGGTTGAAGCACCAGGAGATCGGGTTCTGGCTCGGAATCCTCTGAAAGATGAAGGGGGGACTGCACCGCCACCAAGGCCTTGCCTTGGAGGGCCTCCTTCAACATGTGATCAAGGCGCATCGCCGCAAGAAAGTGCTTGGGTCCAATCGGGCTCATCTGGTAGACCTCTCCCCTTAGGAGCTCCACCCGGGGCACATCCCGGAAGGCCCGCTCAAACTCCTCCACGCGGAAGCGGTAGCGGGTGGCCATACCCTCATTATGCTCCTTGGCTCGAGTAGTGCCTTAGCCCCATGCGCCACAAGAGCCGCCAGAGGAGAAGAAAGGCTACGCCCCAGAAGAGCATCACCCAAACCCCCGGGAACAGATCCACCTTTTGCCCGGCCAGGAGGGCTGCGGGCAGGTAGACCAGGTAGGGGAAGGGGGTGAGGAGGGCTAGGGTCCTTAGGGGCTCGGGGAAGACCTCGAGGGGGGCGATGGTGCCGGAGAGGAAGAGGTAGAGGAGGAAGAAGACCTCTTCCACCGAAACCGCCCGCTCCGTGAAGAAGGTGAGCATGGCGGTGGTGTACTGCATCAGGTAGCGGAGCAAAAAGGCCAAAAGGGTGAAAAGGAACCCCAGGAGGAAGGGGCCAGGTTCAGGCACAAAGCGGGCCTCGGGGAAGAGCCAGAAGAAGAGGAGGGTGAGGAGCACCACGAAGGGCAACCGGGCCAGGCGCTCGGCCACGTGGGCCGCCAGGTGGTCAAAAAAGGGGTCCAGGGGCCTTAAGAGCCGGAAGGAAAGCCGCCCTTCCACCACATCCCGCTCAAACTCCCACACCACCCAGACCACCGTGGCCTGGCGCACCAGGAAGACCATGAGGAAGTAACGGGCAAACTCCCCCGGGGACAGGGCAAACTCCCCGCCCCTGGCTGCCTCGGTCCAGACCCCGAGGAGGATCAGGGGCAAGGCCCCGGCCAGGGCCCAGAGGAAGAGCTCCGCCCGGTACTCCAGCATGTAGGCCAGGTAGACGGCGAGGAGGGTTTTGGCTTTCCTCATGCCTCCTCCAGGGCGGGGGTTTCGCTCAGCCCCGAAGGGGCGATCTTGTACACCCGGGCGATGACCTCTTCCAAAGGGGGCTCCCGCACCTCTAGGTCCTCCACGGGAAGGCTTTTAAGGATCTCCGCCACCCTTTCCGTAAGCCTCTCCCGGGGCACCAGAAGCCGGGCCTTTAGGCCCTCGAGGTCCCTGACCTCCCCGAAGGCCAGGAAGGCTTCCCTGGGCAGGGGGTAGGCCAGGGTGAGCCCCACCTCCCGGTAGGGGGCGAAGCGTTCCAGAAGCCCTGCCAGGGGTCCATCGTAGAGGAGCCTTCCCTGGTGGATCACCAAGACCCGTTCCGCCAGGGCGGCGATGTCCGCCATGTAATGGCTGGTGAGGAGAACCGTGGCCCCGTAGCGCCGGTTGTACTCCCGGATGAACTCCCGCACCGCCACCTGGGCGTTCACGTCCAGGCCCAGGGTGGGCTCGTCCAGAAAGAGCACCTCCGGGCGGTGGAGAAGGGCCGCCAGAAGCTCGGCCTTCATCCTTTCCCCCAGGGAGAGCTTGCGCACGGGCTGGTGGAGCTTATTCGTTAGGGAAAGCATTTCCGAAAGCTCCGAAACCCGCTTCCGGAACTCCCCTTCGGGGATATCGTAGATGGCGGCGTTGAGGCGGAAGGTGTCCAGGGCGGGCAGGTCCCAGATGAGCTGCTGCTTGTTGCCCATCACCAGGGTGATCTTTTTCAAGAAGGCCTTTTCCCGCCGCCAGGGAATGTGTCCCGCCACCACCGCCTTACCCCGGGTGGGGTGGATCAGGCCGGTGAGCATCTTCAAGGTGGTGGTCTTACCCGCCCCGTTGGGGCCCAGAAAGCCTACCACCTCGCCCCTTGCGATTTGAAAGCTCACCCCTTCCACCGCCTTCACCGTGCGGTACTGGCGCAGGAGAAAGTGGCGCAGGGTGGCGAGGAGGCTTTCCTCCTTCAGGGCCACCCGGTAGTGCTTGGTGAGGTCCTGGGCAAGGATGATGGGTTCCGCCGACACCCCTATAGTCTACCCTGTGGTCTAATGTTCCCTGTGCGGTACCTGAGGGTTTTCCTGCTTTTCCTTCGCCTCAGCCTGGCGGCGGAGATGGAGTACCGGCTCAACTTCCTCCTGGGCCTTCTCTCCTCGGCCCTGACCCTTCTTGGGGCCCTGTTCGGTCTGGTGCTCCTCTACCAAGGAGGGTACCGGCCCGGAGGGTGGGCCTGGGAGGAGGCGCTTTTGGTCCTGGCGGCTTTCACCCTTCTGCAGGGCCTGGGGAGCACCCTTCTGGCCCCAAATCTCAACAAGATCGTGGAACACGTGCAGCAGGGCACCCTGGACTTCGTCCTTCTGAAGCCCTTGGATTCCCAGTTCTGGCTTTCCTTGAGGGTCTTTTCCCCTTGGGGCCTGGGGGATTTTCTCCTGGGGCTCGGCCTTCTTTTCTATGCAGGGATGCGCCTGGGGCTTGGACCCTGGGACTATCTGGCCTTCGCCGGGTACTGGGTGCTGGGGGCCTTGATGCTCTATAGCCTCTGGTTCCTCCTGGCCACCACCAGTATCTGGTTCGTGAAGATCTACAACGCCACCGAGGTCCTTAGGGGGCTACTGGAGGCGGGCCGGTTTCCCGTGGGGGCCTATCCGGCCTTGTACCGGGTCTTCTTCACCTTCGTGGTTCCCGTGGCCTTTCTCACCACCGTGCCCGCCCAGGCCGCCCTAAAAAGGGGGGAGGTTCCCCTTCTCGCCTCGGCCCTCGCCCTTTCCCTCTTCCTCCTTTGCCGGGGGTTTTTCCGCTTCGCCTTAAGGGGTTATACCTCGGCGAGCAGTTAAAATCCCCCCTATGGGGTCGGTGCTTTTGGCTTTGCTGGTGGCCTACCTCTTCGGCTCCATACCCGCCGGGGTTCTGGTGGCCAGAACCTACGGGGTGGACATCCGCAAGGTGGGTTCGGGCAACATCGGGGCCACCAATGTCCTCAGGGCCCTGGGGCCTGGGCCCGCCTTGGTGGTGGCCTTCTTTGACGTCTTTAAGGGTGGGATTGCCGTCTTGATCGCGCGGGCGGTGGGAATAGAGGGGCCCCTGCTGGGCGGGGTGGCGTTGGCGGCGGTGCTGGGCCACAACTACTCCCTGTTTTTGGGGTTCAAGGGAGGGAAGGGGGTGGCCACCAGCTTCGGCACCCTCCTCTTTCTGGACCCCATCCTGGCCCTGTGGACCTTTCCCATAGGGGTATCCGTGATGCTCCTCACCCGGTACGTGTCTGCGGGGAGCCTGACCGGGGGGTGGCGGCCACGGTTTTGGCCCTGGCCCTTTCCCGTCCCCTTTGGGAGGTGGTCACCGTGGGCCTCATGGCCCTTCTCATCTTCTGGACCCACCGGGAAAACTTAAAGCTCCTCCAGGCGGGGACGGAAAGGCGCCTGGGGGAAAAGGAGGGAGGCCGTGCTTGACCTCCTGGTCCTTGCCCCTCATCCCGATGACGGGGAGCTGGGATGCGGGGGAACCCTGGCCCGGGCCAAGGCCGAGGGGCTCAGCACGGGGATTTTGGACCTCACCCGGGGCGAGATGGGCTCCAAGGGTACGCCGGAGGAGAGGGCCAAGGAGGTGGAGGAGGCAAGCCGTATCCTGGGTCTGGACTATAGGGGCAACCTGGGCCTGCCGGATGGGGGCCTTGGGGATGTCCTGGAGCAACGCCTTAAGCTTGCCCAGGCCTTGAGGCAGCTTAGGCCCCGCATCGTCCTCGCTCCCCTCGAGGCCGACCGCCACCCCGACCACACCGCAGCAAGCCGCCTGGCGGTGGCGGCGGTGCATCTGGCAGGCCTCAGGAAAGCCCCCCTCGAGGGGGAGCCCCACCGGGTGGAGCGGCTTTTCTTCTACCCTGGAAACCATCCCTTTACCCCGAGCTTCCTGGTGAAGATCTCCGCCTTCATAGACCAGTGGGAGCAGGCAGTGCTGGCCTACAGGAGCCAGTTTTCCGGGGAGGGGGTGAGCGAGACCGTAGGGCCCAAGGGGGTGGAGGCCAGGAAGGCCATGCGCCGCCACTTCGGCAACTACCTGGGGGTGGACTACGCCGAGCCCTTCGTGAGCCCCTTGCCCGTCCTCTACACCCCCTGGAGCCGGGCTTAAAAGAGGGGCTCCTGGCTCACCGCCTTCACCTGGCGGCGTTCCTTGGGGGGAAGGGCGTCCAGGGCCCGCTTCACCTCCTGGATGTCCAGCCAGGTGAGGTGTTTGGGGCTTCCCGGGGTACGGCTGGGATTTCGCAGGAGGTAGGCGGGGTGGAACATGGGGAAGACCCGGATCCCGTGCCACTCAAACCACTGCCCCCGCACCTTGGTGATGGAAACCTTCTCCCCCAGGAAGAACTCCGCCGCCACCGCCCCTAAGGGGACGATGATCTGGGGGGCGATGAGCTCGATCTGCTTGAGGAGCCACTTGTCCGTGCAGACCTTGGCCTCGTCGGGCAGGGGGGCGCGGTTTCCCGGGGGCGGCATTTGACGATGTTGGTGATGTACACGGATTCCCGGGGGATGCCGGCGGCCTCGAGGATCCGGTTGAGAAGCTGCCCCGCTTTCCCTACGAAAGGGCGCCCCGTCCGGTCCTCTTCCTCGCCCGGCCCTTCCCCCACGATCATCAGCTGGGCGTCGGGGTTCCCTTCCCCGAAGACCACCTGGGTGCGGCCTTCCGCCAGGCGGCAGGCGGTGCAGGCCTTGGCCTGGGCTTGTAGCAGTTCCAGGGTCATTGCAAGGGTTTCCGGGCCTTCCGGGCTTCCCGCCTTGTCTTGGGGTCCAGGCCGATCATGAGGAAGAAGTTCTCCAGGGCGTTTTCCTGACCCTTGATCTCAGGGTACTGGTCCTCCGGGGTGCCGGTGACAAAGGGCAGGGATTTGTAGAGCTCCAGGGCGTACTGCACCACGGCCTCCGGCCCCTCGGCCTCCGCCACCTCGGCCAGCTTGGCGTAGACCTCGCGCCGGGCTTCCGCATGGCGGCGGAAGACCTCCGGATTCGGCGTCTCCGGCGCCCGGAGAACGTCCTGCTTGGCGATGCGGCGGTAATGCTTCAAGCCCCGAACGATCTCCTCCGTGGTCAGCGTGATCTTGAACTCCATCCCCGCTCCTTTCCGGCCTAAGGGCCCTACCTTTGGGAGATTATATAGCCGGAAGGAAGGGCAAAGCCAGGTAAAGGGGGACCCTTGTCAGGGCCCAGGGCCGGGCGGGTTATCGGGGGATTCTGGTGCCTCCTTGGGGACCTCGAGGGCCAGCGTAGGTTAAAGTGGCTATACTTGGGGGGATGGAGGTTTTGGGGAACTATTGGCTGCGGCGCATTCTTGCCCGTATTGCTTCCGTGGTTGTTTACGAAGGCCAGGATACCCACACCGGGATGCCGGTGATGGTGCTCAAGGGGGCTCAGGGGGTACCGGTTTTGGAGGAGGGGGTACTTCCCCTTTTGGAGGAGACCCCGGAAGTC is part of the Thermus caldilimi genome and harbors:
- the cimA gene encoding citramalate synthase, with translation MVEILDTTLRDGTQGEGISLSVDDKVAIAKRLAAFGVHLIEGGWPGSNPKDAEFFQRMKGVDLGEAKLSAFGATRRKGLLPEEDPSVLALLEAETPVVVLFGKSWTLHVLEALETTLEENLRMIQDTVAFFVRRGKRVVYDAEHFFDGYKEDPGYALATLEAAAEGGADTLVLCDTNGGTLPEEVYAITKAVVERFPHLRIGIHPHNDAELAVANALAAVRAGATHAQGTINGYGERCGNLNLTSFLPTLVFKYGIPAIPQERLKGLKELSHFVDERANQTPNRRAPYVGESAFAHKAGVHVSAVLKNPRTYEHIPPEWVGNSRRFLVSDVAGRSNLLAKLQELGVDLSKEEAKRLLDEVKALEYEGYAFEGAEASFYLLAHRLKGGSLPFSVEGFSVFVHGSGLDTAWAEATVRVRVGESLQHTAAESPSGPVSALDRAFRKAVLQFYPELSDVELTDYKVRILSGQESGTNSGVRVMIEMKRGEERFATVGASENILEASLKALTDGYAYALLHPSLKEMVPRAG
- the bshB1 gene encoding bacillithiol biosynthesis deacetylase BshB1 — protein: MLDLLVLAPHPDDGELGCGGTLARAKAEGLSTGILDLTRGEMGSKGTPEERAKEVEEASRILGLDYRGNLGLPDGGLGDVLEQRLKLAQALRQLRPRIVLAPLEADRHPDHTAASRLAVAAVHLAGLRKAPLEGEPHRVERLFFYPGNHPFTPSFLVKISAFIDQWEQAVLAYRSQFSGEGVSETVGPKGVEARKAMRRHFGNYLGVDYAEPFVSPLPVLYTPWSRA
- a CDS encoding ABC transporter permease; translation: MRKAKTLLAVYLAYMLEYRAELFLWALAGALPLILLGVWTEAARGGEFALSPGEFARYFLMVFLVRQATVVWVVWEFERDVVEGRLSFRLLRPLDPFFDHLAAHVAERLARLPFVVLLTLLFFWLFPEARFVPEPGPFLLGFLFTLLAFLLRYLMQYTTAMLTFFTERAVSVEEVFFLLYLFLSGTIAPLEVFPEPLRTLALLTPFPYLVYLPAALLAGQKVDLFPGVWVMLFWGVAFLLLWRLLWRMGLRHYSSQGA
- a CDS encoding ABC transporter permease encodes the protein MFPVRYLRVFLLFLRLSLAAEMEYRLNFLLGLLSSALTLLGALFGLVLLYQGGYRPGGWAWEEALLVLAAFTLLQGLGSTLLAPNLNKIVEHVQQGTLDFVLLKPLDSQFWLSLRVFSPWGLGDFLLGLGLLFYAGMRLGLGPWDYLAFAGYWVLGALMLYSLWFLLATTSIWFVKIYNATEVLRGLLEAGRFPVGAYPALYRVFFTFVVPVAFLTTVPAQAALKRGEVPLLASALALSLFLLCRGFFRFALRGYTSASS
- a CDS encoding Uma2 family endonuclease yields the protein MATRYRFRVEEFERAFRDVPRVELLRGEVYQMSPIGPKHFLAAMRLDHMLKEALQGKALVAVQSPLHLSEDSEPEPDLLVLQPPLERYEGRLPRPEDVLLLVEVADTSLEFDREVKLPLYAEAGIPEVWLVNLKEDLLEVYREPREGRYRSIRLLSPSEPVSPLAFPEISLPWAPSP
- a CDS encoding ABC transporter ATP-binding protein; translated protein: MSAEPIILAQDLTKHYRVALKEESLLATLRHFLLRQYRTVKAVEGVSFQIARGEVVGFLGPNGAGKTTTLKMLTGLIHPTRGKAVVAGHIPWRREKAFLKKITLVMGNKQQLIWDLPALDTFRLNAAIYDIPEGEFRKRVSELSEMLSLTNKLHQPVRKLSLGERMKAELLAALLHRPEVLFLDEPTLGLDVNAQVAVREFIREYNRRYGATVLLTSHYMADIAALAERVLVIHQGRLLYDGPLAGLLERFAPYREVGLTLAYPLPREAFLAFGEVRDLEGLKARLLVPRERLTERVAEILKSLPVEDLEVREPPLEEVIARVYKIAPSGLSETPALEEA